The following coding sequences lie in one Hyphobacterium sp. CCMP332 genomic window:
- a CDS encoding amidohydrolase family protein produces MRTLVTLLAAGAALTSAATAQDLAILNGRIVTNTDQGQISSGGVLIRDGVIVSVGADIEVPDGIETIDANGGWITPGIFAPYTQLGLIEVALEDATNDASASSSDFSVALDVADSFNPNGTYLATSRMEGITRFAVVPSTGSNLFAGLGALGNASGDMDALFETQSFVFADLSQSGAGTAGGSRSAAWAYLEAAFGDARAYPGRYASGHGDALNRYDAAALVDVVRGRIPLILEVDRATDIRRAIRFAAENAPLRLVISGGAEAWMVAEELAASGIPVLMDPMRNLPSSFDALGSTLESAARLDQAGVTVAYTTQTADGYFNARLLPQHAGNAVTNGVSWDAAFRAITLTPAEIYGVGDQYGALAAGYMADVVVWDGDPLEVMSAPTHVIIDGEDTDLTSRQTRLRDRYTDMEDTTPFGYRD; encoded by the coding sequence ATGAGAACGCTCGTTACACTTCTCGCCGCCGGAGCGGCACTGACCAGCGCCGCGACGGCACAGGATCTCGCCATTTTGAATGGCCGGATCGTCACCAATACCGATCAGGGACAGATATCATCTGGCGGCGTATTGATCCGCGATGGCGTTATCGTCTCTGTGGGTGCCGATATCGAGGTGCCGGATGGCATCGAGACAATTGATGCCAATGGTGGCTGGATCACACCCGGCATTTTTGCGCCGTATACCCAGCTGGGCCTGATCGAAGTGGCACTCGAAGATGCCACAAATGATGCCTCGGCCTCGAGCAGCGATTTCTCTGTCGCGCTGGATGTCGCCGACAGTTTCAATCCGAATGGCACCTATCTCGCCACATCGCGGATGGAAGGCATCACCCGTTTTGCCGTCGTTCCGTCGACCGGTTCCAACCTGTTCGCGGGTCTGGGCGCTCTGGGGAATGCCAGCGGAGACATGGATGCCCTGTTCGAGACGCAAAGTTTCGTCTTTGCCGATCTCAGCCAGTCCGGTGCCGGTACAGCAGGCGGATCACGCTCTGCGGCCTGGGCCTATCTGGAAGCGGCATTCGGTGATGCCCGCGCCTATCCGGGCCGCTATGCGTCCGGTCATGGCGATGCGCTGAACCGCTATGACGCAGCGGCACTGGTCGATGTGGTCCGCGGACGTATTCCGCTCATCCTTGAAGTTGACCGGGCGACAGACATCCGAAGGGCGATCCGGTTCGCGGCGGAAAATGCCCCTCTGCGCCTCGTGATATCAGGCGGTGCCGAAGCGTGGATGGTGGCCGAGGAACTGGCCGCGTCGGGAATCCCGGTATTGATGGATCCCATGCGCAACCTGCCCTCCTCTTTCGATGCACTGGGCTCTACACTGGAATCAGCCGCGCGTCTCGATCAGGCCGGCGTTACGGTCGCCTACACAACGCAAACCGCAGACGGATATTTCAATGCCCGCCTGCTGCCGCAACATGCCGGTAACGCCGTGACCAATGGCGTTTCCTGGGATGCCGCTTTCCGGGCCATTACACTGACGCCGGCCGAAATCTATGGCGTGGGTGACCAGTATGGCGCTCTGGCTGCGGGTTATATGGCGGATGTGGTCGTCTGGGACGGTGATCCGCTGGAGGTGATGTCGGCCCCGACACACGTCATCATAGATGGCGAGGACACGGATTTGACGTCTCGTCAGACCCGCTTGCGGGATCGCTATACTGACATGGAAGACACAACGCCCTTTGGATATCGCGACTAA
- a CDS encoding glutathione S-transferase family protein, which yields MTETSPYARKCRMLIREQGLTARIEEVEALPLDDPDDLLSSNPLGKVPALIRDGATSLVDSPLICEYIDSLNEDRWIPKSGTSRWRVLRFQAIADGILDLAVGRRVEMTRPEDKRFDFWIERQENGIRRSLDLLESEADKFAGGFDLGGMAIAVALGYLDFRYPESEWRTGRDRLTAFHEKWAERPSYQSTEPPAAA from the coding sequence ATGACCGAAACCTCCCCCTATGCGCGGAAGTGCCGGATGCTGATCCGCGAACAGGGCCTGACCGCGCGGATCGAGGAAGTGGAAGCCTTGCCGCTGGATGATCCCGACGATTTGCTGTCCAGCAATCCGCTGGGCAAGGTCCCGGCGCTGATCCGCGACGGTGCGACCTCTCTGGTCGACAGTCCGTTGATCTGTGAATACATCGACAGCCTCAATGAAGACCGCTGGATCCCGAAATCCGGGACGTCGCGCTGGCGGGTTCTGCGCTTTCAGGCCATTGCCGACGGCATTCTCGATCTCGCCGTGGGCCGCCGCGTGGAGATGACGCGTCCAGAGGACAAGCGTTTCGACTTCTGGATCGAGCGTCAGGAGAACGGCATACGCCGCTCGCTCGACCTGCTGGAATCCGAAGCCGACAAATTTGCCGGCGGCTTTGATCTGGGCGGAATGGCGATTGCTGTTGCGCTTGGCTATCTCGATTTCCGCTATCCGGAGAGCGAATGGCGGACCGGCCGCGATCGTTTGACGGCCTTTCATGAAAAATGGGCGGAACGCCCGTCCTATCAGTCGACAGAGCCACCCGCCGCGGCCTGA
- a CDS encoding iron-sulfur cluster assembly accessory protein, protein MTQKQALTISETAAARVKDIMASRGAGYLRVGVKKGGCAGMEYVMDYITAPEPLDEIVEDKGVTIVVDATSLLFLLGSEIHWDVTPISSKFVFRNPNETDACGCGESVTLVPAQQAS, encoded by the coding sequence ATGACCCAGAAACAGGCCCTCACCATTTCCGAAACTGCCGCCGCGCGTGTCAAGGACATCATGGCCTCGCGCGGCGCGGGGTATCTGCGCGTGGGCGTCAAGAAGGGCGGCTGCGCCGGTATGGAATATGTGATGGACTACATCACGGCCCCTGAACCGCTGGACGAGATCGTCGAGGACAAGGGGGTGACCATCGTCGTGGATGCGACATCGCTCCTGTTTCTCCTCGGGTCGGAAATTCATTGGGATGTCACGCCGATTTCCTCGAAATTCGTTTTCCGCAATCCGAACGAGACCGATGCCTGTGGCTGCGGTGAAAGTGTCACGCTCGTTCCGGCCCAGCAGGCGTCCTGA
- a CDS encoding SufD family Fe-S cluster assembly protein: protein MAVLEPTNTLDQVLAPFKGATGWRGEFAKRLKKDGLPTKRDEDWKWSDVARATKGITGYGKVQFRSSVNPEWTEVRRSASQDFFANLLAFAGVMNVTYFEPRNLTVLDLDFRATRGVSQAAASIVGAAGNNIRVHEHYSSEEQAFSAIGVDYVVGPGARVERVILIDEAPKSVLLLSSGVTLHETGEFIQTVVTQGGKLVRHETQLHSAGKGAKATLNGAYLVGKGAHADLTTRVKMHGPGGTLSQLTKGIAYGGGHGVFQGKIHVDQAAQKTDAKMTHKGMIIDEKSEIDAKPELEIYADDVECAHGNAIGTLDEMALFYMQQRGLPEAEARRLLVESFLDETLAEISHEKTAGTIRGLMSKRLKDLV from the coding sequence ATGGCTGTACTGGAACCGACAAATACGCTGGATCAGGTATTAGCCCCGTTCAAGGGTGCTACCGGCTGGCGCGGTGAATTTGCGAAACGTCTGAAAAAGGACGGTTTGCCGACAAAGCGCGATGAGGACTGGAAATGGTCGGATGTGGCGCGGGCCACCAAGGGCATAACCGGCTATGGCAAGGTTCAGTTCCGGTCGTCGGTCAATCCGGAGTGGACCGAAGTGCGCCGCTCGGCCAGCCAGGACTTCTTTGCCAATCTGCTGGCTTTCGCCGGTGTGATGAATGTCACCTATTTCGAGCCCCGGAATTTGACCGTGCTCGATCTCGATTTCCGTGCCACACGCGGGGTGTCGCAGGCCGCCGCCTCCATTGTCGGCGCGGCGGGCAATAATATCCGCGTGCATGAACACTATTCTTCCGAGGAACAGGCATTCAGCGCCATCGGCGTAGATTATGTGGTCGGGCCGGGCGCGCGCGTCGAACGCGTCATCCTTATTGATGAAGCGCCCAAATCCGTTCTGCTCCTGTCGAGCGGCGTCACGCTGCACGAGACCGGTGAATTCATCCAGACCGTTGTCACCCAGGGCGGCAAGCTGGTGCGTCACGAAACCCAGCTGCATTCCGCTGGCAAGGGCGCCAAGGCGACGCTGAACGGCGCGTATCTGGTCGGAAAGGGCGCCCACGCTGACCTGACTACACGGGTCAAGATGCATGGGCCCGGCGGTACGCTGTCCCAGCTGACCAAGGGCATCGCCTATGGCGGGGGTCATGGCGTCTTCCAGGGCAAAATCCATGTCGATCAGGCGGCCCAGAAAACCGACGCGAAAATGACCCACAAGGGTATGATCATCGACGAGAAATCCGAGATTGATGCCAAGCCCGAGCTGGAAATCTATGCCGATGATGTCGAGTGCGCGCATGGCAATGCCATCGGCACGCTGGATGAAATGGCGCTCTTCTACATGCAGCAGCGCGGCCTGCCGGAAGCCGAGGCCCGACGCCTGCTGGTGGAAAGCTTCCTCGACGAAACACTCGCTGAAATCTCGCATGAAAAAACGGCCGGGACGATCCGCGGCCTGATGTCGAAACGCTTGAAGGACCTAGTATGA
- a CDS encoding amidohydrolase, which produces MSLDWKRWTAVLATGLLAACSGGQDSGAGSADADDDAATDIVRVDLDPYPSTYSPPQGETTLITGATIFDGAGNQIDSGDILLENGRISAVGQGLEAPEGAIVINAEGRYITPGVIDIHSHLGDYPSPQVDAHSDGNELTQPNTSEVWAEHSVWPQDPGFARALAGGVTTLHVLPGSGNLFGGRGVTLRNVAGRTVQDMKFPGAPYTLKMACGENPSRVYGNRNTSPATDMGNMAGYRANWIRAADYRDSWHEYWDDPENNSPPTRDLELETMMGVLEGEILVQMHCYRADQMAQIIDLSQEFDYQVTTFHHAVEAYQIPDLLAEAGICAAVWADWGGFKMEAYDTIRENLALTHANGACAMIHSDDALGIQRLNQEVAKALSDGRRMGLEISDAEAVAWFTSNPAQALGIADETGSLEVGKRADLVIWSAHPFSTYAQADEVFIDGALMYDRANGVQPVSDFDLGQIGEGDD; this is translated from the coding sequence ATGTCACTGGACTGGAAGCGATGGACAGCTGTGCTGGCCACGGGATTATTGGCGGCCTGCTCGGGCGGTCAGGATAGCGGCGCCGGCAGTGCGGACGCGGATGATGACGCGGCGACAGACATCGTTCGCGTTGATCTCGATCCCTACCCCTCAACCTATTCACCCCCACAGGGCGAAACCACGCTGATTACCGGCGCGACCATTTTTGATGGCGCGGGCAACCAGATCGATAGTGGCGACATCCTGCTGGAAAATGGCCGGATTTCCGCCGTTGGACAGGGCCTGGAAGCGCCCGAAGGCGCGATTGTGATCAATGCGGAAGGCCGGTACATCACACCCGGCGTCATCGATATTCACTCCCATCTGGGCGATTATCCCTCGCCGCAAGTCGATGCACATTCTGACGGCAATGAACTGACGCAACCGAATACGTCCGAAGTCTGGGCTGAGCACTCGGTCTGGCCCCAGGACCCCGGATTTGCCCGGGCACTGGCGGGCGGCGTCACCACGCTTCACGTCCTGCCGGGCTCCGGCAATCTGTTCGGCGGTCGCGGCGTCACGCTTCGCAATGTCGCGGGCCGGACGGTGCAGGACATGAAATTCCCGGGCGCGCCTTACACATTGAAAATGGCGTGCGGTGAAAATCCGTCGCGCGTCTATGGCAACCGGAATACTTCTCCGGCGACGGATATGGGCAATATGGCCGGTTACCGTGCCAACTGGATCCGGGCAGCCGACTATCGCGACAGCTGGCATGAATACTGGGACGATCCCGAAAACAATTCTCCGCCGACCCGTGATCTCGAGCTCGAGACCATGATGGGGGTTCTGGAAGGCGAAATTCTGGTTCAGATGCACTGCTATCGTGCCGACCAGATGGCACAGATCATCGATCTCAGCCAGGAATTCGACTACCAGGTCACAACCTTCCACCACGCTGTGGAAGCCTATCAGATTCCCGACCTTCTCGCGGAAGCCGGCATTTGCGCTGCTGTCTGGGCAGACTGGGGCGGCTTCAAGATGGAAGCTTATGATACGATCCGCGAAAACCTCGCCCTCACCCACGCCAACGGCGCCTGCGCGATGATCCATTCGGATGATGCGCTGGGCATTCAAAGGCTCAATCAGGAGGTCGCGAAGGCTCTGTCCGATGGCCGTCGTATGGGACTTGAAATCTCCGATGCCGAGGCGGTCGCCTGGTTCACATCAAACCCCGCACAGGCATTGGGGATTGCTGATGAGACCGGCTCTCTGGAAGTGGGCAAGCGCGCCGATCTGGTAATCTGGTCGGCCCACCCCTTCTCCACCTACGCACAGGCGGATGAGGTCTTTATCGACGGTGCATTGATGTATGACCGCGCCAATGGCGTGCAACCGGTCAGCGATTTTGACCTCGGACAGATTGGTGAGGGAGACGACTGA
- a CDS encoding TMEM175 family protein encodes MTKHSSSETHFVWRGRDVTRVENFSDIVFALSLTLIVASSVPTTFDNLISLWREAIAVAMCFALVLLIWSKHHAFHRRYGLDDGPTVLLNAVVLFLIMIFAYPLKFLALFLVNFFTGYYRSGAEIAAVLPLEQVQWFIVIYALGYAAVFGVFALLYAHALKRADDLELSPAERILTRLEVHQGLAAIAISGLAALTALLLPDQFSPMGGCVYFLIGPVMIFLTRRARQRADAVQAAAGGSVD; translated from the coding sequence TTGACCAAACACTCCTCCTCCGAGACGCATTTTGTCTGGCGCGGACGCGACGTCACGCGGGTCGAGAACTTCTCCGACATTGTATTCGCCCTGTCGCTGACGCTGATTGTCGCGTCATCGGTTCCGACCACTTTCGATAATCTGATCAGCCTGTGGCGGGAGGCGATCGCAGTCGCGATGTGTTTCGCGCTCGTCCTTTTGATCTGGTCCAAGCACCACGCCTTTCATCGTCGCTATGGGCTAGATGATGGCCCGACAGTGCTCCTGAACGCCGTCGTGCTGTTTCTGATCATGATCTTCGCCTATCCGCTGAAATTCTTGGCGCTTTTCCTGGTGAATTTCTTCACCGGATACTACCGGTCCGGAGCGGAAATCGCCGCGGTGCTGCCGCTCGAACAGGTCCAGTGGTTTATCGTAATCTATGCGCTGGGATATGCAGCGGTCTTTGGCGTTTTTGCCCTGCTCTACGCGCATGCACTGAAACGCGCGGATGATCTGGAACTGAGCCCGGCAGAACGCATATTGACGCGACTGGAAGTTCATCAGGGGCTGGCCGCCATTGCCATTTCAGGCCTCGCTGCACTGACCGCCCTGCTCCTGCCGGATCAGTTCTCGCCCATGGGCGGCTGCGTCTATTTCCTGATCGGTCCAGTAATGATCTTTCTGACGCGGCGCGCCCGACAGCGGGCGGATGCGGTTCAGGCCGCGGCGGGTGGCTCTGTCGACTGA
- a CDS encoding DEAD/DEAH box helicase, whose protein sequence is MTSFSDLGLGQKLLDALDAVGYKAPTPIQAGAIPHALAGKDVLGIAQTGTGKTASFTLPLIERLSKGRAKARMPRSLILSPTRELAAQIAENFDNYAKNTKLTKVLLIGGVAFGPQEEILNKGADVVIATPGRLLDQFERGKVLLNGVQILVIDEADRMLDMGFIPDIERILKTLPAKRQTLFFSATMPPEIKSLVDRFMHEPERVEVSRQASTATTITQLQARVKDKTPAAKRDMLRKALDRDGVKNGIIFCNRKRDVDIVARSLVKHGLSAAPIHGDLDQSTRTKTLDDFKSDKLRFLVASDVAARGLDIPAVSHVFNFDVPHNAEDYVHRIGRTGRAGLAGEAVTIVGPADEKNLAAVEKMLGKKIEAVDFGKSGHSAPAKAAPASPAEPEADDAEEKPAGRSRRGRRPRKDQTVSVEADAPAKAEPVSNRDKNHSAPKPAQKPDKPAPRRERSGRNAQQDGDRFKGFGNDVPAFFNIEG, encoded by the coding sequence ATGACATCCTTTTCGGACCTTGGCCTCGGCCAGAAACTACTCGATGCCCTAGATGCAGTTGGCTACAAAGCGCCAACCCCTATTCAGGCGGGCGCCATTCCACACGCATTGGCCGGCAAGGACGTTCTCGGCATTGCCCAGACCGGCACCGGAAAAACGGCATCCTTCACTCTGCCCCTGATCGAACGCCTGTCCAAGGGCCGCGCAAAGGCGCGTATGCCCCGCTCGCTGATTCTGTCACCGACGCGGGAACTGGCGGCCCAGATCGCCGAAAACTTTGACAATTACGCCAAGAATACAAAGCTGACGAAAGTCCTGCTGATCGGCGGCGTAGCCTTTGGCCCGCAGGAAGAAATCCTGAACAAGGGTGCCGATGTCGTGATCGCGACACCGGGCCGCCTGCTCGACCAGTTCGAGCGTGGCAAGGTTTTGCTGAACGGCGTCCAGATTCTGGTGATCGATGAAGCCGACCGGATGCTGGATATGGGCTTCATTCCGGACATCGAGCGCATTCTGAAAACCCTGCCTGCCAAACGCCAGACCCTATTTTTCTCGGCCACCATGCCGCCGGAAATCAAGTCACTGGTTGACCGTTTCATGCACGAACCGGAACGCGTCGAAGTCTCGCGTCAGGCCTCAACCGCCACAACCATCACCCAGCTTCAGGCGCGGGTAAAAGACAAAACGCCCGCCGCCAAGCGCGACATGCTCCGCAAGGCGCTTGATCGCGACGGCGTCAAGAACGGCATCATCTTCTGTAACCGCAAGCGCGATGTCGACATTGTCGCCCGCTCTCTGGTCAAGCATGGCCTGTCAGCCGCTCCGATTCACGGCGACCTCGATCAGTCTACACGCACCAAGACGCTGGATGACTTCAAGTCCGACAAGCTCCGCTTCCTTGTGGCCAGCGATGTCGCGGCCCGTGGCTTGGATATTCCGGCGGTGAGCCACGTCTTCAACTTTGATGTACCGCACAATGCCGAGGACTATGTCCACCGCATTGGCCGAACGGGCCGCGCGGGCCTTGCAGGCGAAGCGGTAACGATTGTGGGACCGGCAGACGAGAAAAATCTCGCAGCTGTCGAGAAAATGCTGGGCAAGAAAATCGAAGCGGTGGATTTTGGCAAATCAGGTCATTCCGCACCTGCCAAAGCCGCGCCGGCATCGCCTGCAGAGCCTGAAGCCGACGACGCAGAGGAAAAGCCAGCCGGCCGTTCCCGCCGAGGCCGCCGCCCCAGGAAAGATCAAACCGTTAGCGTCGAAGCAGACGCGCCCGCGAAAGCCGAACCGGTTTCCAACCGTGACAAGAACCATTCGGCCCCGAAGCCCGCGCAAAAGCCGGACAAGCCTGCGCCCCGGCGCGAACGGTCCGGACGAAACGCGCAACAGGATGGCGATCGGTTCAAAGGCTTTGGCAACGACGTGCCCGCTTTTTTCAACATCGAAGGCTGA
- a CDS encoding SUF system Fe-S cluster assembly protein has product MTDMTDNARDMIDLSARPNADPVTEAPSAPSAPSSIPADELERITADVVEAMKTVFDPEIPVDIYELGLIYKVDLDDDRTMHITMTLTAPGCPVAGEMPMWVHDAAQAVKGVERVKVDLVFEPPWTPDRMTDEARLALNML; this is encoded by the coding sequence ATGACTGATATGACAGATAATGCCCGCGATATGATTGACCTGTCTGCCAGGCCGAATGCCGACCCGGTGACGGAAGCGCCGTCCGCGCCTTCTGCACCGTCCAGCATCCCGGCCGACGAGCTGGAACGGATCACAGCAGACGTCGTCGAGGCCATGAAAACCGTGTTCGATCCGGAAATCCCGGTCGACATTTACGAGCTGGGTCTGATCTACAAGGTTGATCTCGACGATGACCGCACCATGCACATCACCATGACGCTGACCGCCCCGGGTTGCCCGGTGGCCGGCGAAATGCCGATGTGGGTCCACGACGCGGCTCAGGCCGTGAAAGGCGTGGAGCGCGTAAAGGTCGACCTCGTCTTCGAACCGCCCTGGACGCCGGATCGTATGACCGATGAAGCGCGGCTTGCGCTGAACATGCTATAG
- a CDS encoding aminotransferase class V-fold PLP-dependent enzyme, translating into MTAHTPIKALDIAAIRSEFPILKREINGKPLVYLDNAASAQKPEAVIEAVADVYRHSYANVHRGLHTLANEATEAFEGARGKIASFLGADRAEQIVLTRGATEAINLVANSFGQTLSEGDEIIISQMEHHANIVPWQLAAERSGAVVKWCPVTETGELDYDALAGLMSAKTKLVAMVHMSNVLGTANDAARIVQLAHDNGAAVLLDGSQSAVHMLVDVAELGCDFFVFTGHKLYGPSGAGALYASGDWLDRLPPWQGGGEMIADVYEDRSTWADVPHKFEAGTPAIADVIGLGAAIDWVGRFDRIAVMEHERALLDRATRGVAAMDGVKLIGTAQDKGAILSFAMEGAHAHDLAQLLDKYGVAVRAGHHCAQPLMRRFGVDSTVRASFAIYNTTDEVDAFLEALKKAKSFLI; encoded by the coding sequence ATGACCGCACACACGCCCATAAAGGCGCTGGATATCGCGGCGATCCGGTCGGAATTTCCGATCCTGAAGCGCGAGATCAATGGCAAGCCACTGGTCTATCTCGACAATGCTGCCTCGGCCCAGAAGCCGGAAGCCGTGATCGAGGCGGTCGCCGACGTCTATCGCCATTCCTATGCCAATGTGCATCGCGGCCTGCATACGCTCGCCAATGAGGCCACAGAGGCGTTTGAAGGCGCACGGGGCAAGATCGCATCCTTCCTGGGTGCGGACCGCGCTGAGCAGATCGTCCTGACCCGCGGAGCGACCGAAGCCATCAATCTCGTCGCCAATTCCTTCGGGCAAACCCTGAGCGAAGGCGACGAGATCATCATCAGCCAGATGGAGCACCACGCCAACATCGTTCCCTGGCAGCTGGCCGCAGAGCGCAGCGGCGCGGTCGTGAAATGGTGCCCCGTCACGGAGACCGGCGAGCTGGATTATGACGCGCTGGCCGGGCTGATGAGCGCGAAAACGAAGCTCGTCGCCATGGTGCACATGTCCAACGTGCTGGGCACGGCAAATGATGCGGCCCGTATCGTGCAGCTGGCCCATGACAATGGCGCGGCCGTGCTGCTCGATGGCTCCCAGTCCGCTGTCCATATGCTGGTCGATGTCGCCGAGCTGGGCTGTGATTTCTTCGTCTTTACCGGCCACAAGCTTTATGGTCCGTCCGGCGCAGGTGCGTTGTATGCGTCCGGCGACTGGCTGGATCGCCTGCCGCCCTGGCAGGGCGGCGGTGAAATGATCGCCGATGTCTATGAGGACCGGTCGACCTGGGCGGATGTCCCGCACAAATTCGAGGCCGGAACGCCCGCCATCGCTGATGTGATCGGACTGGGCGCTGCGATCGACTGGGTGGGCCGCTTTGACCGCATCGCCGTGATGGAGCATGAGCGCGCCTTGCTCGACCGCGCCACCCGCGGCGTCGCCGCCATGGACGGCGTAAAGCTTATCGGCACAGCGCAGGACAAGGGCGCGATCCTGTCTTTCGCCATGGAGGGGGCTCACGCCCACGATTTGGCGCAATTGCTGGACAAGTATGGCGTCGCCGTACGCGCCGGCCATCACTGTGCCCAACCGCTGATGCGCCGCTTTGGAGTCGACTCCACTGTGCGCGCCAGTTTCGCCATTTACAACACAACCGACGAAGTCGATGCCTTTCTCGAGGCATTGAAAAAAGCGAAAAGCTTCCTCATCTAG
- a CDS encoding GGDEF domain-containing protein, whose product MNGRLQGPEGRTLAKETLEMMERYDVAPTPENYAVFSSFASDSIPELCDAMTARLEKGEPFNQTFCDRMYDEHFAIAKIQEAVMASSGAMGKELAQVRETLKAAEQHTAEYGETLAGAEGAFDENADPSQVRSVVQSLVAATNRMQERSRELERRLHETSSEVVKLRSNLERVREESMTDALTGIANRKRFDEMLRKGRRSADSNNESMCLILCDIDHFKRFNDTWGHQTGDQIIRFVAGCMTRNAGDTHTVARYGGEEFAVVMPKSSLMEANAVAEKIRMTVEGKRLLRKSTSEDLGNITISLGVATYRHGEAIEELIERADANLYKSKKAGRNRVTTETSNSVKSAA is encoded by the coding sequence GTGAACGGACGATTGCAAGGACCAGAAGGTCGCACACTCGCGAAAGAAACGCTCGAAATGATGGAGCGGTATGACGTCGCGCCGACACCGGAAAACTATGCGGTGTTCTCCAGTTTCGCATCCGACTCCATCCCTGAACTGTGTGATGCCATGACGGCGCGCCTCGAAAAGGGCGAACCCTTCAATCAGACTTTCTGCGACCGGATGTATGACGAACACTTCGCCATCGCCAAAATCCAGGAAGCGGTTATGGCCAGCTCCGGCGCAATGGGCAAAGAACTGGCCCAGGTCCGCGAAACCCTGAAAGCGGCCGAACAGCACACGGCGGAATATGGCGAGACACTCGCCGGTGCCGAGGGCGCGTTCGACGAAAACGCCGATCCGTCACAGGTTCGCAGCGTGGTCCAGTCTCTGGTGGCGGCAACCAATCGGATGCAGGAACGGTCGCGCGAACTCGAGCGGCGCTTGCATGAGACGTCGAGCGAAGTGGTCAAGCTGCGCTCGAACCTCGAGCGGGTCCGCGAAGAATCCATGACCGACGCCCTCACCGGCATTGCCAACCGCAAGCGGTTTGACGAAATGCTGCGCAAGGGCCGCCGGTCTGCTGATTCAAACAATGAATCCATGTGCCTTATTCTTTGCGACATCGACCACTTCAAACGGTTCAACGATACCTGGGGCCATCAAACGGGCGATCAGATCATCCGCTTTGTTGCTGGCTGCATGACCCGTAATGCCGGCGACACGCATACGGTGGCGCGCTATGGCGGCGAGGAATTCGCGGTCGTGATGCCGAAATCCAGCCTGATGGAAGCCAATGCCGTTGCCGAGAAAATCCGCATGACGGTCGAAGGTAAACGCCTGCTGCGAAAATCAACGAGTGAAGATCTCGGGAATATCACAATCTCTCTGGGCGTTGCGACCTACCGGCATGGCGAAGCCATCGAAGAATTGATCGAACGCGCGGATGCCAATCTTTACAAATCGAAAAAGGCTGGCCGCAACCGCGTCACGACGGAAACGTCGAACAGCGTCAAGTCTGCCGCCTAG